One part of the Candidatus Cloacimonadota bacterium genome encodes these proteins:
- a CDS encoding porin, with protein sequence MKKTNILVIFAIVIITLTATLSAEVSDGKTEWDDGILYWKSDDGKFSTRMDARIYINGAYFFDDTENILSNQTNLRKARFALKTKLWGVWHAEFDLDIAEEQPEVEDMFIAYTGFKNSHIKFGNFKMPLSLNELTSSRFLTFCERSYTANAFETDRHCGLEYSKWGKYGKFNLNLRSAVFGQDLEVEAEKDYEKEVDETGGGYATRLVSGIDLTNDLFLHTGISSAIQYPDDGKDMMDFKTEPETKIGDIEFLDTGDIYDVNYCTKIGLEGALQFNNICFQSEYILADVIRLKNLKDASFSGGYAFVSWILTGEKRNWSVKDGEFGQIIPKNLKTGAWEVAARYSYLDLSDEDADILGGIANNYTFALNWYANPNIKFQFDYTIVDNSKNANSDGDYDGDYDFNYIQFMAVVAF encoded by the coding sequence ATGAAAAAAACGAACATACTCGTGATTTTTGCAATTGTGATTATCACCTTAACAGCAACACTTTCCGCCGAGGTTTCGGATGGAAAGACCGAATGGGACGACGGAATTCTCTACTGGAAATCCGATGACGGAAAATTCTCTACTCGTATGGACGCCAGAATCTACATTAATGGAGCGTATTTTTTTGATGATACAGAAAACATTCTCAGTAATCAAACAAATTTGCGCAAAGCACGTTTCGCCCTAAAAACAAAACTTTGGGGTGTGTGGCATGCAGAATTTGATCTGGATATTGCCGAAGAACAGCCGGAAGTTGAAGATATGTTCATCGCTTACACCGGATTCAAAAATAGTCATATTAAATTCGGTAACTTCAAAATGCCCTTGAGCCTGAATGAACTCACCTCCTCCAGATTTCTTACCTTTTGCGAAAGATCTTATACTGCTAATGCTTTTGAAACTGATCGTCATTGCGGACTCGAATATTCCAAGTGGGGAAAATATGGTAAATTCAATCTCAACTTGCGTAGTGCAGTTTTCGGGCAAGATCTGGAAGTAGAAGCAGAAAAAGATTATGAAAAAGAAGTAGATGAAACAGGTGGTGGTTACGCTACTCGGCTTGTTTCCGGCATAGACCTGACAAATGATTTATTTCTGCATACGGGCATTTCTTCTGCAATTCAATATCCTGACGATGGGAAAGATATGATGGATTTCAAAACCGAACCGGAAACCAAAATTGGTGATATAGAATTTTTGGATACCGGAGATATTTATGATGTAAATTATTGTACAAAAATTGGACTCGAAGGTGCCTTGCAATTCAATAACATCTGCTTCCAAAGTGAATACATTCTCGCAGATGTAATAAGATTAAAGAATTTGAAAGACGCTTCATTCTCCGGCGGATACGCATTTGTCAGTTGGATACTAACCGGAGAAAAAAGAAACTGGTCCGTAAAAGATGGAGAATTCGGGCAGATCATTCCCAAAAATCTTAAAACAGGAGCTTGGGAAGTTGCAGCTCGTTACAGCTATCTCGACCTTTCTGACGAAGATGCAGACATTCTGGGTGGAATCGCTAACAACTATACTTTTGCGCTCAATTGGTATGCAAATCCCAACATCAAATTCCAGTTTGATTATACAATAGTTGACAACTCAAAGAACGCTAACTCAGATGGTGATTATGATGGTGATTATGATTTTAACTATATCCAGTTTATGGCTGTAGTCGCATTTTAA
- a CDS encoding tripartite tricarboxylate transporter permease yields the protein MEILSNLIDGFGVIGGLIPILIIMLGVVMGIIAGAMPGLSPSMGVALLVPFTYTMSPTLALILLVSIYIAANYGGSITAVTINAPGTPASVVTAFDGYPLTKKGKPGIGLGVSLISSTVGGFIGTLILIFFSAPLAKVALKFHPAEYFALAIFGLTTVASLGGKNWIKAFIAAIFGLLINTIGIDPISGVSRFTFGISYLYDGFALIPALIGLFALSEIFKQLEEGGHKTKTEMDLSSEWPTLRDYIKLKFTIIRSSIMGTLIGIFPGAGATIASFISYDVTKRLSKNPENFGKGEVSGVAAAEAANSSSVGGALVPLLTLGIPGSATTAVLIGALMIHDLTPGPRLFVTHPEIIYGLFASLLVANVALLIFGLFGSRLWVKVTNIPKKILFPLIFAVSIIGSFAVRNSFFDIISCLVFGVFGWILRRNKYPVAPIILGMVLGNIAETNFRRAVMMGGYDIFFTRPTSLILLILGLLSLIFAFIRSNKNLKPKQN from the coding sequence ATGGAAATATTATCGAATTTAATAGACGGTTTTGGCGTTATCGGTGGTCTCATCCCGATTTTGATAATCATGTTAGGAGTAGTTATGGGAATAATCGCCGGAGCAATGCCCGGCTTATCTCCCTCAATGGGTGTGGCTTTGCTTGTGCCTTTCACTTACACGATGTCGCCAACACTCGCATTGATTTTATTGGTTTCGATCTACATCGCAGCAAACTATGGCGGGTCTATAACCGCAGTAACGATTAATGCTCCCGGCACCCCTGCCTCTGTGGTAACTGCTTTTGACGGTTATCCCCTAACCAAGAAGGGGAAACCCGGTATAGGACTGGGAGTTTCTCTAATTTCTTCCACAGTCGGGGGATTTATCGGCACTCTGATTCTTATTTTCTTTTCGGCTCCTCTCGCAAAAGTAGCTCTGAAATTTCACCCGGCAGAATATTTTGCTTTGGCAATATTCGGTTTAACAACCGTTGCTTCACTCGGCGGAAAAAATTGGATAAAAGCATTTATCGCTGCTATATTTGGGCTTCTGATAAATACGATAGGGATTGATCCTATCTCCGGTGTGAGCAGATTTACATTCGGAATTTCCTATCTTTATGACGGGTTTGCCCTGATCCCAGCCCTCATCGGATTGTTTGCCCTGAGTGAAATTTTCAAACAGCTGGAAGAAGGTGGACATAAGACAAAAACCGAGATGGATTTATCTTCCGAGTGGCCTACGCTTCGAGATTATATAAAATTGAAATTTACGATTATCCGCTCCTCGATTATGGGGACGCTAATTGGAATTTTTCCGGGAGCTGGAGCAACGATTGCCTCTTTCATTTCGTATGATGTAACCAAACGTTTGAGTAAAAATCCGGAAAATTTTGGTAAAGGTGAAGTGAGTGGCGTGGCAGCAGCAGAAGCAGCAAACAGTAGTTCGGTAGGAGGTGCGTTAGTCCCGCTTCTCACTCTCGGTATTCCCGGTAGTGCCACAACTGCTGTTCTTATCGGCGCTTTAATGATCCACGACCTTACCCCCGGACCAAGATTGTTTGTAACTCATCCCGAGATTATTTATGGACTTTTTGCCAGTCTCCTCGTGGCAAATGTAGCCTTGCTCATTTTTGGATTATTTGGGAGTCGGCTTTGGGTAAAAGTTACAAATATTCCCAAGAAAATTTTATTCCCCCTCATATTTGCCGTGTCAATCATCGGCAGTTTTGCGGTTCGAAATTCTTTTTTTGATATTATTTCTTGCCTTGTATTTGGAGTATTTGGCTGGATATTACGGAGAAACAAATATCCGGTAGCTCCCATAATTTTGGGAATGGTGCTTGGCAATATTGCAGAAACAAATTTTAGAAGAGCCGTTATGATGGGCGGTTACGATATATTTTTCACCAGACCAACCAGCCTCATTCTCTTGATATTGGGATTATTGAGCCTCATTTTTGCATTTATAAGAAGTAATAAAAATCTTAAACCAAAACAAAACTAA
- a CDS encoding tripartite tricarboxylate transporter substrate-binding protein, with protein MKKYILILFLILSFSNLFATQNPKIESGFPSKPIKIIVYTSPGGLIDVTTRKFTEIASKYSDATFVVENKPGAGGIVALQKVLSQPANGYTLFACTKSNISKFVSTGGTSYIHALDWLAMLMADPECVITNRKMEISDWTDIVKDAQKKNGEQIWVGPATGGLDHVTAIKIWEQFDFVSKWIPYKSGGKARAALLGKQGHAYVGNPREVLGNPDLKISAVSAKKRLEQFPDVPTFIELGSNELSNEYMWRGFAIKKGVPAEILNWYDKLFQQVNNDPNWRTFWEKGGIEVVYYGPEKFGTIVNSDAEFFRHYLGKIGIIKTENYNIFTRLGSRKGSAFLIVMLLLFNLIVGYFVYKSPKRELLSRILIISFFLSLSLLFYILSFVFPESGVVGPSVVPRLWIFLLIPLNLLLLIKTVSDKNIAEEHSGDVNKVLKFILFLAVYLVGIYFFGYYISSFVFVFMSMYMLGYRKFITMLIISFCWIIFSYLIFYRTLYVPLPIGRLFEILL; from the coding sequence CTCAAAATCCTAAAATAGAATCCGGTTTTCCCTCAAAACCAATAAAGATAATAGTTTATACTTCTCCGGGTGGATTGATTGATGTAACCACGAGAAAATTTACGGAAATCGCTTCTAAATATTCAGATGCAACTTTCGTAGTAGAAAACAAACCCGGCGCCGGTGGAATCGTTGCTTTGCAAAAAGTCCTCAGCCAACCGGCAAATGGATACACGTTGTTTGCTTGCACAAAATCAAATATATCAAAATTTGTCTCGACCGGTGGAACGTCTTATATTCATGCTCTTGATTGGCTGGCAATGCTTATGGCAGATCCTGAATGTGTGATTACCAACAGGAAAATGGAGATCAGCGATTGGACTGATATAGTGAAGGATGCTCAAAAAAAAAATGGTGAGCAAATCTGGGTTGGACCTGCCACAGGTGGGCTCGATCATGTAACTGCGATAAAAATTTGGGAGCAATTTGATTTTGTTTCCAAATGGATTCCATACAAAAGCGGTGGCAAAGCTCGGGCTGCCCTCCTCGGAAAGCAGGGACACGCTTATGTGGGAAATCCACGCGAGGTGCTGGGAAATCCCGATTTGAAAATTTCTGCAGTTTCTGCCAAAAAACGGCTTGAGCAATTTCCTGATGTCCCCACTTTCATAGAGCTCGGTTCCAATGAACTCTCAAATGAATACATGTGGCGGGGATTCGCCATAAAAAAAGGAGTTCCAGCAGAAATTCTGAACTGGTATGACAAACTTTTTCAGCAAGTAAACAATGATCCGAATTGGAGAACATTTTGGGAGAAAGGCGGAATAGAGGTTGTTTATTACGGACCGGAAAAATTTGGAACAATCGTCAATTCCGATGCAGAATTCTTTCGGCATTATTTGGGAAAAATAGGGATTATAAAAACAGAAAATTATAATATTTTTACAAGACTCGGATCAAGAAAAGGATCTGCCTTTCTCATCGTCATGCTTCTTCTGTTCAATCTGATTGTCGGATATTTTGTGTACAAATCTCCCAAAAGGGAATTACTGAGTAGAATATTAATAATTTCATTTTTCCTTTCGTTGTCGCTCTTGTTTTATATTCTTTCATTTGTTTTCCCAGAAAGTGGCGTTGTTGGTCCATCTGTGGTTCCTCGACTTTGGATTTTCCTTCTAATTCCTTTGAACCTTCTTCTCCTCATAAAAACTGTATCCGATAAAAATATAGCGGAAGAACACAGCGGAGATGTAAATAAAGTTTTGAAATTTATTTTATTTCTCGCTGTTTATCTCGTTGGAATTTATTTTTTCGGATATTATATAAGTTCTTTTGTTTTCGTCTTTATGAGCATGTATATGCTGGGCTACAGAAAATTCATCACCATGCTAATAATTTCATTTTGCTGGATTATTTTTTCATATTTGATATTTTATCGGACGTTATACGTTCCGCTGCCGATTGGAAGATTATTTGAAATTTTATTATAG